The following proteins come from a genomic window of Thermoanaerobaculia bacterium:
- a CDS encoding TetR/AcrR family transcriptional regulator, protein MGLKERRVREKEEVRGKILDAARELFVAEGYEAVTMRKIAQAIEYSPTAIYLHFRDKEAVINAICDTDFLKLASRFRKIAEVADPIARLRAAGLAYADFALRHPNHYRLMFMTPHPPHTPEESVIEVGNRDQDAYAFVLWTAGEAIEQGLLRPELDDAQLVAQVVWSAIHGWVSLRMTKCNEPWVDWRPQKRSIEAVIDVSIRGILRAEAPAAKRQRPSAKA, encoded by the coding sequence ATGGGACTCAAGGAACGGCGGGTGCGGGAGAAGGAAGAGGTGCGGGGGAAGATCCTCGACGCGGCGCGGGAGCTCTTCGTCGCCGAGGGCTACGAGGCGGTGACGATGCGGAAGATCGCGCAGGCGATCGAGTATTCGCCGACCGCGATCTACCTCCACTTCCGCGACAAGGAAGCGGTCATCAACGCGATCTGCGACACCGACTTCCTCAAGCTCGCGAGCCGCTTCCGCAAGATCGCCGAGGTCGCCGATCCGATCGCGCGCCTGCGTGCCGCGGGGCTCGCCTACGCCGACTTCGCGCTGCGTCACCCGAATCACTACCGGCTCATGTTCATGACGCCGCATCCGCCGCACACCCCGGAGGAGAGCGTCATCGAGGTCGGCAACCGCGACCAGGATGCCTACGCCTTCGTGCTCTGGACGGCGGGCGAGGCGATCGAGCAGGGGCTTCTCCGGCCAGAGCTCGACGACGCCCAGCTCGTCGCCCAGGTCGTCTGGTCGGCGATCCACGGCTGGGTCTCTCTGCGGATGACCAAGTGCAACGAACCGTGGGTCGACTGGCGGCCGCAGAAGCGCTCGATCGAGGCGGTCATCGACGTCTCGATCCGCGGCATCCTGCGCGCCGAGGCACCGGCCGCGAAGCGGCAGCGCCCGAGCGCCAAGGCCTGA